The Cryptomeria japonica chromosome 2, Sugi_1.0, whole genome shotgun sequence region TATTCCCAGTTAAATTGTTTGAGTGTTTCATCAAATAAAGAATTGATATACTTTATTGCATCTTCCTCATTGGATCCGGGATGGTCTCTCAGATAACATGTTATACTTGAAACTACTTCTCCACGATCTGCTTCAACCTTTAAGATAACATAAACTTTATTTTCAATATTTTGGATATAATTACCTTGAATCTATGGTAATTGATCACATATGAACAAAAAAATGATGTTATGAATGTTAGATTTTCTAAATTTACAACATACCTTGAATGTTCTTGTGTCACCTCTTAGTCTAAGTGCTAAGCAAAAGAGCTCGTCAAACCTTGATGGATAATGAATTTCTTTGAGGATTTCATTAGAAATGGGGACATCTAATGATAGTATAGGTTGTAAGGTCACTGCTCTAGATCCAGCAGTCACTTTTCCATTTTCTAAATATTCATCTAAAGATGGTATAAAACCTGAAGCAAGCCACTCAGCCTCTTGCAACAATGCATCTATATAAGCTTCCCACTACATTTAaacaataatataaattaatacaAATACTTGAatctaatatattaaataaagataaatcaatgactataattcttttaaaatatttctctttcaaatttgatATACCTAAATGTTTtgattattaatattatttctaaAATCATTAAATTTTTACTCTTAAATCGTTTGTAAAGTTAATGGAAAATAGTTTTGCTTATATATAAACTATATAAAATACAGATTCCTTAggagaaataataatataaaatatttagatATAGTTTTACATACAAGAATAACAATAAACTAAATTACTATTTGCCTTCAAAATATTCTTCTTTTTTAATAAggcttatttaattaaatgttagttaggtgaataatttaatatttaataaataattttaatttttttaattaatttattaaataataatataatattaaaagtatttttaaaatatcaatattttaaaaaatcatacATTTTTACGTGTATATTCAAGCATGTctttgccttgatttttgttgatcTCTCTAGCCATATCCTTTAAGACCTTATCAAAGGCCTTGAATACCACTTTCATAAATGTTGGAAGTCCTTCTATACTTGCTAATTCCCACCTTATACAAAGAGAAACACAATATGTTACTATCCTttgaacatataaatatataaataccaTAAAATATAGTATATAAATACCTCTTAATGGCTTGTGTGAAGATCTTGAGCTCATCTAGAGTTGCATAGGTGTCATAAATATCATCTAAATATGTGATTATTGTACACAACTTTGCAAATCCAATTCTAAAAGTAGAATATTTTGGCTCAATACATCCTGAAGTTGCCCAAAAGTAAAATTCAACATGACGATGGCGACCAAACTCTAGCTTATCTAAGCCAGACTCTACCCACCATCTAAAACACACACAAGTTAGTAAAAATATTAAAGTTTAAGTCTATAAATAGACATTGTACCATAGTGGATTAAAGTCTCAAAATAAAAAATGGCATAGTTTGAATGTCAATAGTTTTGAATGCACAATAATTGCTATGCACTTTTTGCTTTTAACACATTTAAAAAGAAATTGTATAAAATTATAcattcttaatatttttttataagataacttACACACCTTGAAAGGACTTGAATCTCTTGATGTTGCAATGATTGGATCATATTGAAGTCCAACTTTGCTAACTCTAAAATTTTTGAGTTATTGATTCTGCAACAAtttcaatattaaaatatttaattatttggagagAAACAAtttcaatattaaaatatttaattatttggagacCTCTCTGGAGACTTCTAAAAGCTAGAAATACAAGTATCTTATGTTATTTAAAATCTATTTTTTAAAGTGTTAATATTATCCTTTTTGTTATATATTTAATTAGAATGAAATAATGATATCAAATTTCCATAATCCATAATGAATAGTGTAgatgcttctggattagattgtgtcaATAATTTTTGcgtcaacgtttcaaatcacattCTGTGATCCATAATCATGATAAAAAGAGAGTTTATCACAATAAAATCTCCTTGAGCTCTCTTTTTATATatcatgatgatggatcatagagtgttattcgaaatgttgatgcaaatttTTTTGACACAATCTATTCCAGCGTTAGAATGAAATAGTTTATGTAACAAGGCAATGAGATTACTTGTTGATGTTCTTGGCAAACCATACATCGTCTTCTCCATATATGTCAATATAGGTCCTTGCTTCTAACCTAGGCACATTCGTGTGCCAACAATACTCCAAATTGAACTCTATCTGTTATATCATaaaaattagaatcacatttgataAAATGAATTCATAGAATTAATATGCAAATTTAATATAATAGGTATGGTTACCTCTCTTGAAATACCGGTATCGTTTACAATTTGTAGAGTTTCTTTTAAATATGACGTAGCAAAGGATTTTACATCATTGATAGCTTGATCTTGAGGAAATGAAATGAGTGAAGCCCGAAATAGATTTAGGATAGATCTTATCTCCTCATTGTTTGTCTGACTATTAGAATATTGTAATCGTTCATATTTACCTTTCAAGTGTAGTAACACATCTGCAATTGTACCAAATTAAATGAAATGTTATGttctatataaaaaaaaaatctgcaATGATACCAAATTAAATGAAATTTTATGTTCTATAAAAGAAATGCAATTTTAAGATGTGCAATTATTAGAAAAAAATCTAttatattgataaattaattaattagattaaaaatattatttaaatgtgATTATGAAAATgttcaaattttaaattataatagaAAGAAAGCAATAATCTATTACTTAATTAAAATGATGACCCTAGTAATCTATTACTTAATTAAAATGACGACCCTCTAACTTTTTGAAAAAATCTATTTAAATAATGTTTAATCAGCCTGTTTTAAGATCTTATTAATCATGAACTAACTTttcaatattaattttattaaGCCTGAGCTT contains the following coding sequences:
- the LOC131073184 gene encoding alpha pinene synthase, chloroplastic, producing MASVSLSPFTAILPGFKCPSTHNASNHLKLFANAFPKPSRKRLDLIPCKASSTHQSIARRTANHHPNLWDNDFIQSLSKSCETPSYGEHQEKLIMDIKEMFNALPLHSSSADDLYQRLSMVDDVERLGIDRHFQNEIKTVLDYVYRYWNDQGIGRGRESPFVDLNTTALGFRILRLHRYGISSDVLLHLKGKYERLQYSNSQTNNEEIRSILNLFRASLISFPQDQAINDVKSFATSYLKETLQIVNDTGISREIEFNLEYCWHTNVPRLEARTYIDIYGEDDVWFAKNINKINNSKILELAKLDFNMIQSLQHQEIQVLSRWWVESGLDKLEFGRHRHVEFYFWATSGCIEPKYSTFRIGFAKLCTIITYLDDIYDTYATLDELKIFTQAIKRWELASIEGLPTFMKVVFKAFDKVLKDMAREINKNQGKDMLEYTRKNWEAYIDALLQEAEWLASGFIPSLDEYLENGKVTAGSRAVTLQPILSLDVPISNEILKEIHYPSRFDELFCLALRLRGDTRTFKVEADRGEVVSSITCYLRDHPGSNEEDAIKYINSLFDETLKQFNWEYLKPDNVPVILKESVYNLSKGLLLLYKERDGFTISNLETRNIIIKTMFERV